The following is a genomic window from Hymenobacter chitinivorans DSM 11115.
CATCAGAATGATATACGCTGCCAGGGCCACCAGCACGAAGCCGAAGAAAATGAGGCCCATGTCCAGAAACGTGAGCTTTTTGGTAAACAAGCCGATGCAGACGGCCATGGAGCCGGGGCCCGACAGCATGGGCATGGCCAGGGGAGTAAAGGAAATATCCTCCTTGTGCATGCTCTCCTCCAGCGTGGCTTCTGATACTTTGGCCCGGTTGCCGCCCGGCGTGAGCAAGTCAAAAGCCGAGCGCATGAGCAGGATGCCGCCGGCAATGCGCAGGTGGTGAATGTTGATACCGAAGAAGTTGAGCACGTACTGGCCCGCAAAAAACGACACCGACAGCACCCCCACCATGTAAATACAGGCCCGTAGCCCAATCTGGGCGCGGTGGCTGGGTGAGTCGTCTTCGGTCAGGGTCAGAAACACCGGCATGGCCCCGAAAGGATTGACAACCGAAAACAGCGTGGTAAAGGTGGCAAGTAGGATTTCCATGTACCAGAGCGGGGAAGTGGAAGGCAGGTAAAGGTACGAGGGATTGGGTATCAGCAAAGCGCTTAAAATGGTATGTTCGCAAAGTCAACCATGGCGTTACTGTCGCGTACAAGCGCTTATAGGGCCTGATGCCCGCCTTTTTTTCTTCCTATTTGCATGACAACTGCCTCTCCCGCAGCTACCCCCGCCGATGACTTTCGTGACACCCCGCTGGTGGGCATCGTCATGGGCAGCCAGTCGGACCTGAAAATCATGTCTGCCGCGGCCGAGGTGCTGCGGCAGTTTGGCGTACCCCACGAAATCACGCTCGTGTCGCCCCACCGCACACCCTACCGGCTTATCGAGTACGGTGAAACGGCCCGTAAGCGCGGTATGCGGGTCATTATTGCCGGTGGGGGCGGGGCTGCCCACTTGCCCGGCATGCTGGCTTCGTTTACTACGCTGCCCGTAATTGGGGTGCCCATCAACTCCACCACTTCCGTCCACGGCATCGACTCGGTACTCTCAATGTTGCAGATGCCAGCCGGGGTGCCGGTGGCTACCGTGGCCATCGACGGGGCCGCCAACGCGGCCGTACTGGCTACCCAGATGCTGGCTCTGAGCAACGCCCGCCTGGCAGATGTATTGGAAAAGTACCGTACCGCCCTCAAGGACAAAGTGATGCGCACCATCGAGGAGCTCCGTAAAGGCGGCTTCAATGATGAATAGGAGACCTGGTGAGTTGACGTTCAATCCGTCCTGACTGCGCAACCCGCGCCTCCAAAACGACAACTCACCGGTCACCGGTTCACCACTTCACCATTTTACAACCCCACCATCTTCCACCCAACTCTACACAAGTAAGTGCCTGACCTCGATGCTCCCATTTGGATTTTGCTGGCTCACGGGCTGACGCTGCTGCTGGCAGTAGCCTCGCTGGTGGCCACGCTCTTGCCTTTGCTGCGCGAAACTGCCTGGTGGATTCGCGTCTTCGACTTTCCCCGTCTCCAGATTGTCACCATTACGCTCCTGACTTTGGGCGGGGCGCTGCTGCTGGGCTGGCACCAGCTGGAGGGCTACTGGGGCCTGGGCCTGGTTGGCGCCCTGGGCGCGGCCGTGGTGTACCAGTCGTTTCGGATTGTGCCCTATACGCCAGTGGCCAGCAAGCAGATTGGTGACAGCACCCAGACCGATGGCAAGCGCCACCTGAGCCTAGCCGTGATGAACGTGCTGCAGTACAACAAGCAAGGTGCCCGGGCCCTGGCCGTGCTGCAGCAAACCGACCCCGACCTGATTATGGCCGTCGAAACCGACGCGTGGTGGTATGAGCAGCTCAAGCCCCTAGAAGCCACCCACCCCTACACTTGCCACGAACCCCTGGACAACACCTACGGCCTGCTGTTTTTTTCGCGCCTGCCCCTGGAAGACTGCGAAATCAAGTACCTGCTCGACGATGACGTGCCCTCCCTGCACGGCCGGGTGCAGCTGCCCGACGGCAAAACCTGGGTGCGCCTCTACGGGCTGCATCCCAAGCCCCCGGCCCCGGCCGAATCCAAAACCAGCACTAAGCGCGACGCTGAGCTGCTGCTGGTCGGCAAGGAAATTGACCGTAAGGATGAGCCAACCATCGTTTTTGGCGACATGAACGACGTGGCCTGGTCCCATACTTCCGAGCTGTTTCGCCGCATCAGCGGCCTGCTCGACCCGCGCGTGGGCCGCGGCTTGCTGCCCACCTTCCACGCCGACTACATGCTGCTGCGCTGGCCCCTAGACCACGTCTTCGTCTCGCCCGACTTTAAGGTGGACGATATTCAGCGCCTGCCCTACGTCGGTTCCGACCATTTTCCCATTTACCTGAAGCTCAGCTACGAGCCCCAGGCGAAAGTCGAGCAGGAGGAAAACTGTGAGCAGGCCGATATCGAAGACTTTGAGGAAGCCGAGCAGAAAATTCAGGAAGGCTTTGAGGAAGAAGATGAGGAAGAGGAGCAGGAGGACACTGGCCGGAAACCCCAACGGGAGCTGACCACCTGATGCGGCGGGTTTACTGCTCGTAAAGCCAAGCCATTTGCCGCTGACTGATGGCCTGGGGCAGCAGGCGCATGCTCAGGTTGCGCAGGCCAATCAGCAGCGGGTTTTCGAGCTGGGCCAGCCGGCCTAGTTGCCAGGAGGTGTTGACAATGCGGGTCGTGCGCGGCAGGCGACGCTGCTCGAAGCAGCGAAACGCGGCGGGCAGCTCGTAGTTCTTCGCCAGGCACTCGGCCAATACGGCGGCATCTTCCACTGCTTGACCCGCCCCCTGGCCCATGTTGGGCGTGGTAGCGTGGCCCGCGTCGCCGAGCAGCAGCACCCTGCCGTAGGTCAGGTGGGGCAGCGGCGGCAAATCCAGAATGTCATTCCAGAGCAGCTGGGCCGGCTGGGTGAGAGCCAGCAGGGCCGGGATAGGAGCCGGAAAATCGGCAAAGGTGCGCTGCAAGTCGGCCACGGTAAAGGCCTGGAAATGCGGATTGCGGGGCATAGAGCTATTGAGGCAGGCAAACCAATAGGCACGGTCCTGGCCCACGGGCACGTACCCGAGGCGGCGCCCCTTGCTGCCCCAGATTTCGTAGGAGTCGCCCACCGGGAGCCGCAGCTGGCTGGTATCGACCACCGCCCGCCAACAGGTGTAGCCCGCGTAGCGGGGCTGGCTCTGGGGCAGCAGCTGCCGCCGCACCAGAGAGTGCAGGCCATCGGCTCCAATCAGCGCATCGGCCGTCACGCTGGTCGAGTCCGTAAAGTAGGCGGTAATGTTGCGGCTGGTTTCGCTGAACCGCTCGAAGCGGGAATTCAGCCGGACTACCTCGGCCGGTAAGCTGGCCAGCAAAACCCGCTGCAGTGCCGCGCGGTGAATGCCCAGATTGTCGTATCCAATCTGCCGGGCAAAAAAAGCGGGGTCGGCCGTTTGCAGCACCTGGCCTTGCTCGTCGCACAACGACAGCCGGCTGATGGCCGTGCCCTGGGCCCGAACTGCCGCGTAAAGCCCAAGCTGCGCCAAGCCGCGCATAGCATTTGCTCCCAGCACCACGCCGGCCCCAACCTCCCGGAGCTCAGCCGCCGCCTCGTACACCTGCACCACGTGGCCCTGGCGCAGCAGAGCGTGCGCGGTAGTCAGGCCGCCGATGCCGGCCCCGATAACAATAAATGATGCCATAATACGCGGAGGTGTCCTAAATAAACTATACTGCCAACCGCGAATAGTTCAGTAGGGTGGGGTAGGAGGTAAACTAGTTTCGTCGGGAAATATAGAGTCTTCAACTGGTAAAAGATAACGCTCGGCTTTTTTTGCGGCATCTTTCTGCACTAGCTTCGCGTATTGGTTTTGTGCCAGTTTATAGCTGGTGTCCACTGTACGCTCCCCTTGCAACATGTCTGAACAAACAACCCCCCGGTTGTACTTTGAAAATCCCGTCGGGCGCCTGCTCGAACATCCCGACGGCTACGCTATTGTCGCCTATAACCCCGGTAAGCGGAAGCTGAGCGACATGCAGGCTTTCCTAACCCACGCCAGCCAGCTGCTCCGCAGCCGGGGCTGGCGCAAAATGCTCGGCGACCAGCACCTGATGTCGCCCTTCACGAATGAGGAGCGCACCTGGATTCAGAATTACTGGGTGTCGCGCACGGCCCAGGGCGACGAAATCTACGGCGCCGTAATCCTGCCCCAGGACGTATTTGCCCGGCTTTCCGTCAATCTGGTTATGAATGAGGCCCAGGAATCGGCCCTCACCTACCGGCTCTTCGACAATGAGACGGAGGCTAAAGCCTGGCTAATGCAACTGCCCTTATAAAGGCTGTTCTTTTAGTGAGTACCAAAAAAAAGGCCGGAAGCAATGCTCCCGGCCTTTTTTATCATCAATCAACAAATTACTTGTTACCGTCGACTTCTTCGTAGTCCACGTCGGTTACGTTGTCGTGGGGCTGGCCTTGCTGGCCGTTGCCCCCCTGGGCCCCGCCGTCGCCGCCGGGGTAGCCCTGGGGCTGGCCTTGACCGTCGCCCTGGGTGGCAGCGTACATTTCCTGCGAGGCAGCCTGCCAAGCGGCGTTGATGGCCTCCATGGCGGTGTCGAT
Proteins encoded in this region:
- a CDS encoding MarC family protein, producing the protein MEILLATFTTLFSVVNPFGAMPVFLTLTEDDSPSHRAQIGLRACIYMVGVLSVSFFAGQYVLNFFGINIHHLRIAGGILLMRSAFDLLTPGGNRAKVSEATLEESMHKEDISFTPLAMPMLSGPGSMAVCIGLFTKKLTFLDMGLIFFGFVLVALAAYIILMSSLRLTRFLGRPGMAALARIMGFLTLAIGVNFMATAIKALFQE
- the purE gene encoding 5-(carboxyamino)imidazole ribonucleotide mutase, with the translated sequence MTTASPAATPADDFRDTPLVGIVMGSQSDLKIMSAAAEVLRQFGVPHEITLVSPHRTPYRLIEYGETARKRGMRVIIAGGGGAAHLPGMLASFTTLPVIGVPINSTTSVHGIDSVLSMLQMPAGVPVATVAIDGAANAAVLATQMLALSNARLADVLEKYRTALKDKVMRTIEELRKGGFNDE
- a CDS encoding endonuclease/exonuclease/phosphatase family protein — translated: MPDLDAPIWILLAHGLTLLLAVASLVATLLPLLRETAWWIRVFDFPRLQIVTITLLTLGGALLLGWHQLEGYWGLGLVGALGAAVVYQSFRIVPYTPVASKQIGDSTQTDGKRHLSLAVMNVLQYNKQGARALAVLQQTDPDLIMAVETDAWWYEQLKPLEATHPYTCHEPLDNTYGLLFFSRLPLEDCEIKYLLDDDVPSLHGRVQLPDGKTWVRLYGLHPKPPAPAESKTSTKRDAELLLVGKEIDRKDEPTIVFGDMNDVAWSHTSELFRRISGLLDPRVGRGLLPTFHADYMLLRWPLDHVFVSPDFKVDDIQRLPYVGSDHFPIYLKLSYEPQAKVEQEENCEQADIEDFEEAEQKIQEGFEEEDEEEEQEDTGRKPQRELTT
- a CDS encoding FAD-dependent monooxygenase, whose amino-acid sequence is MASFIVIGAGIGGLTTAHALLRQGHVVQVYEAAAELREVGAGVVLGANAMRGLAQLGLYAAVRAQGTAISRLSLCDEQGQVLQTADPAFFARQIGYDNLGIHRAALQRVLLASLPAEVVRLNSRFERFSETSRNITAYFTDSTSVTADALIGADGLHSLVRRQLLPQSQPRYAGYTCWRAVVDTSQLRLPVGDSYEIWGSKGRRLGYVPVGQDRAYWFACLNSSMPRNPHFQAFTVADLQRTFADFPAPIPALLALTQPAQLLWNDILDLPPLPHLTYGRVLLLGDAGHATTPNMGQGAGQAVEDAAVLAECLAKNYELPAAFRCFEQRRLPRTTRIVNTSWQLGRLAQLENPLLIGLRNLSMRLLPQAISQRQMAWLYEQ